The Anoxybacillus amylolyticus DNA segment ATACACAAGCAAGCGACGAACTGACGATTATCGCGCTTGAGTGGACGTTGAAAGTGCAACGTCAATTTGACGGAAGTTTTTTTCTTGCTTTGTTAGAGGAGTGGAAGCAACAGCAAATTATAACGCGCCAACAAGCGCGTTTATTTATGAAAGAAAAAGGATTTATTAACGAATAAAACCATCCTCCGGCGATGCGAGGATGGTTTATAAAGTGAGCTCGTTTTTTCGCCGCTTTTCTATCCATAAGGAAAGCGGAAGTTCAGCGATGACCATACCAACTAAAATGCTGCTACAGCCGATGAGGTCGAATGTTGAAAGCCGCTCGTTTGCCCAAAGATAAGCAGTGATCGCGGCAAATACTGGTTCCATGGAAAAAATAAGAGCGACGCGGGCAGGGGTCGTATATTTTTGAAAATTCGTCTGAGTTAAAAAGGCAGCGACAGTAGCGAAAAGCGACGTAACGAGAAGTGCTGTCCATACTTCTTTGCGTGCGAAAACAGCATGATTCCATGTTGGTTCTTCAAACAGAACCGCCAAAATAGAACACATCACGGCAACAGTAAAAATTTGCACGATCGTTAATAATAGTGCTGGATAATGACTGGCATATTTTCCCGTAATGACAATATGGAAGGCAAACGAGATGGCGCAAAAAAAGACGAATAAATCGCCGCGATTGACCGACCATTCTCCGTTATTCATCGTTAAAAAATATAAGCCGACCGTCGCCATCATCGCCCCAAGCACGGCGTTGGTGGTCGGTTTTTGTTTTAGAAAAAGGAAGGCAAGAAACGGAACGATAACGACGCTCAACCCCGTAATAAACCCTGCGTTTGCGGACGTTGTATATAGCAATCCAATCGTTTGCAACGCATAGCCGCCAAAAAGCCAAATGCCCATCCATCCTCCAGCAATGAGTACGGGTTGGTTGACCAACCGAAGCAGCGGGCGATGAAAGAGGCATGCCCAAACAAGCAGAAAAATTCCTGCTAGCCAAAACCGAACAGCATTAAACGAAAGCGGTGGCAAAAAAGAAATCGCGTTTTGTACTACGACAAACGTCGCTCCCCAGACAAATGCAACTGCAAGCAGGCTAACATCAGCAACCCATTGTTTTTTCATTTCCCATCCCTTTCATATACATTAATAACAAAATATAGATTCAGGTCTAAGTGAAACTATTGTTACTTTACCATCATTTTCGAAAAATTTCCATCCTTTTTTCCAAAAGCGGGGGAGTTGTTATGTTCGGGAAAGGTTTGTTGTATAATAAAAAGAAGAATGATGGTGGAAGGATGACAAAAAGTGGACGTAATTATTCAGTGGACGTACATAACGCTAAAAAAACAAGAAGTGGTATTAACTTCTGACCTTCTCCCCGTGGAAAAGGCGCTTTTATTAGCGGAAGACTTTGAAAGAACGGGGCGTGTGAAGGAATTAGTGTTTATTGACCGGCGCAATA contains these protein-coding regions:
- a CDS encoding DUF6123 family protein, with protein sequence MRKQTVAQYFEFLESKGFRLDKDVFRFVQFGQQYTQASDELTIIALEWTLKVQRQFDGSFFLALLEEWKQQQIITRQQARLFMKEKGFINE
- a CDS encoding DMT family transporter yields the protein MKKQWVADVSLLAVAFVWGATFVVVQNAISFLPPLSFNAVRFWLAGIFLLVWACLFHRPLLRLVNQPVLIAGGWMGIWLFGGYALQTIGLLYTTSANAGFITGLSVVIVPFLAFLFLKQKPTTNAVLGAMMATVGLYFLTMNNGEWSVNRGDLFVFFCAISFAFHIVITGKYASHYPALLLTIVQIFTVAVMCSILAVLFEEPTWNHAVFARKEVWTALLVTSLFATVAAFLTQTNFQKYTTPARVALIFSMEPVFAAITAYLWANERLSTFDLIGCSSILVGMVIAELPLSLWIEKRRKNELTL